From Populus trichocarpa isolate Nisqually-1 chromosome 19, P.trichocarpa_v4.1, whole genome shotgun sequence, a single genomic window includes:
- the LOC18108366 gene encoding probable fructokinase-5 produces MTTNPAPLIVSFGEMLIDFVPDVAGVSLAESAGFIKAPGGAPANVACAITKLGGKSAFIGKVGDDEFGHMLVDILKKNGVNSEGVCYDPHARTALAFVTLKKNGEREFMFYRNPSADMLLQESELNMGLLKQAKVFHYGSISLISEPCKSAHLTAMKAAREAGILLSYDPNVRLPLWPSSDAARDGIKSIWNEADFIKVSDDEVSFLTQGDPQKEDVVLSLWHDRLKLLVVTDGEKGCRYFTKSFKGRVPGFSVKVVDTTGAGDAFVGSLLLSVAKDTSIFDNEEKLREALSFANACGAICTTQKGAIPALPSGSDALALMKSKAN; encoded by the exons ATGACGACTAACCCTGCCCCATTGATCGTCTCTTTCGGAGAGATGCTCATTGATTTTGTGCCTGATGTTGCTGGAGTTTCATTGGCAGAGTCTGCTGGCTTCATCAAAGCACCTGGTGGCGCACCTGCTAATGTTGCTTGTGCCATCACCAAGCTTGGTGGAAAATCTGCCTTCATTGGCAAG GTTGGAGATGATGAGTTTGGCCACATGCTAGTTGACATCTTGAAGAAGAATGGTGTGAACAGTGAAGGAGTGTGCTATGATCCACATGCCAGAACTGCTTTGGCATTTGTGACCCTGAAGAAAAATGGAGAGAGGGAGTTCATGTTCTATAGAAACCCTAGTGCTGATATGCTACTGCAGGAATCTGAGTTGAACATGGGTCTCCTTAAGCAGGCCAAGGTATTCCACTACGGATCTATAAGTTTGATATCTGAGCCATGCAAATCGGCTCACTTGACAGCCATGAAAGCCGCCAGGGAAGCTGGGATATTGCTTTCTTATGATCCAAATGTGAGGCTGCCTCTGTGGCCGTCTTCTGATGCTGCTAGAGATGGGATCAAGAGCATCTGGAATGAAGCTGATTTCATCAAG GTTAGTGATGATGAGGTATCATTCCTGACACAAGGGGATCCCCAAAAGGAAGATGTGGTTCTGTCCCTCTGGCATGATCGCCTCAAGCTACTTGTTGTCACCGATGGAGAAAAGGGTTGCAGATACTTTACTAAG AGTTTCAAAGGAAGAGTGCCTGGGTTTTCAGTGAAGGTAGTTGATACTACTGGAGCTGGTGATGCTTTTGTTGGTTCACTCCTTCTTTCTGTTGCCAAGGACACTTCAATTTTTGAT AATGAAGAGAAACTGAGGGAGGCTTTGTCATTTGCAAATGCATGTGGAGCCATTTGCACAACTCAGAAAGGAGCAATTCCAGCCCTTCCTTCTGGTTCTGATGCTCTTGCACTTATGAAGTCCAAGGCCAACTAG
- the LOC18108367 gene encoding putative clathrin assembly protein At1g33340: MGVDIQGKLRIALGAVKDHASIGKAMIYSHHEGKDFSSIEVAVVRATGHDSGPIDDKHMHEILFLVSNSPGSIHFLAERISRRLGKTRDNLVALKTLSLIHRLLRGGNRCFEQQLRNAHASGHLQMSTRCFLRNISDPSVSFIHKYAAYLEERIGWVINQAGKLEPVMSQGDLESRCYDEKSIDMVFRKLPKCQVFIDRVLDCSPFNISPLDNLAQAAMSNTLKESFQVYKKYSEGVAALVNMFFDLTRAARDLACQILRRASQQSQELHNLFENCKRIIENKNLDYPVVQIVTMDHIMALEQFSTYIATSRSSSVLSKNGSTPPILDCITKSEGDEKDAGNFSWSPTLFSCTLETKISKVWVVFED; the protein is encoded by the coding sequence ATGGGGGTGGACATACAAGGCAAGCTCCGAATAGCTCTTGGCGCAGTGAAGGATCATGCATCAATTGGGAAAGCCATGATCTACAGTCATCATGAAGGGAAGGATTTTTCCAGCATAGAGGTCGCAGTTGTGCGTGCAACTGGCCATGATAGTGGCCCCATTGACGACAAACACATGCATGAGATCCTCTTCTTGGTCTCAAACTCTCCCGGATCCATCCACTTTCTTGCCGAGAGGATTTCTCGCCGCCTTGGCAAGACCAGAGACAACCTGGTTGCCCTCAAGACACTCTCTCTAATTCATCGACTCCTTCGTGGAGGCAATCGATGCTTCGAGCAGCAGCTGCGTAATGCGCATGCTTCAGGCCATCTCCAAATGAGTACTCGCTGCTTCCTAAGGAACATTTCAGATCCTTCCGTAAGCTTCATACACAAATATGCAGCTTATCTAGAGGAAAGAATAGGGTGGGTCATCAATCAAGCAGGGAAGCTTGAACCTGTTATGTCCCAAGGTGATCTGGAATCTCGATGCTATGATGAAAAGTCCATCGATATGGTGTTCAGAAAATTGCCAAAATGTCAAGTGTTTATAGATAGAGTTTTAGATTGTTCGCCGTTCAATATTTCGCCTTTAGATAATCTTGCTCAAGCAGCTATGAGCAACACCTTGAAAGAGAGCTTCCAAGTTTACAAGAAATACAGTGAAGGTGTAGCAGCTCTTGTTAATATGTTCTTTGATTTAACAAGGGCAGCTAGAGACTTGGCCTGTCAAATACTAAGGAGGGCTTCTCAGCAAAGCCaggagcttcataatttgtttgagAATTGCAAACGAATTATCGAAAACAAGAACTTGGACTATCCAGTGGTACAAATCGTCACCATGGATCATATTATGGCACTGGAGCAGTTTTCGACCTATATTGCAACTTCCCGCAGCTCGTCAGTCCTGAGCAAGAATGGTTCAACACCTCCCATTTTGGATTGCATAACAAAGTCAGAAGGTGATGAGAAGGATGCGGGTAATTTTAGCTGGTCACCAACTCTTTTCTCTTGCACATTGGAGACTAAAATAAGCAAGGTGTGGGTGGTTTTTGAAGATTAA
- the LOC18108368 gene encoding uncharacterized protein LOC18108368, which translates to MAVSAHSLLKSMLLLRLPITTNTIVPSRISRPSSSPLNLISCHYLNGSNRTKSRHFHSPTLYTRTAETPKKRLICFNYNTSASHGNGTNYLELTDDELMRQCEMDTFKASGPGGQHRNKRESAVRLKHLPTGIIAQAVEDRSQHMNRASALKRLRALLAIRVRNSLDIDSYTPRLELLQILPLKSTIRGSDCGPQIGPKNPKFILGMQALLDLIFAVDGSISEAGKLLGLSTGALSRLILSDDSLRMAVNDLRNSKGLKPLR; encoded by the exons ATGGCAGTGTCAGCTCATTCGCTACTAAAATCAATGCTTCTCCTCAGACTTCCAATCACAACCAACACCATTGTTCCTTCCCGCATATCTCgtccatcttcttctcctttaaatttgatctcttgcCATTATCTCAACGGTTCTAACAGAACCAAATCAAGACATTTTCACTCACCAACCTTGTACACAAGAACTGCAGAAACCCCAAAAAAACGCTTAATTTGCTTCAATTATAACACTTCTGCAAGTCATGGTAATGGTACAAACTACTTAGAATTGACAGATGATGAACTGATGAGACAGTGTGAGATGGACACGTTCAAGGCCTCAGGCCCAGGTGGTCAGCACCGTAACAAGCGTGAGTCTGCTGTCCGTCTCAAGCACCTTCCTACTGGGATTATTGCTCAG GCTGTTGAGGACCGATCACAGCATATGAATCGTGCTTCGGCTTTGAAACGCCTGCGCGCTCTATTAGCTATCAGAG tTAGGAACAGTTTGGATATTGATTCGTATACACCTCGATTGGAACTGCTTCAAATTCTTCCTCTTAAATCAACAATCAGAGGATCAGATTGTGGTCCACAAATTGGACCCAAGAATCCTAAATTTATCTTG GGAATGCAAGCGTTGCTGGATCTAATCTTTGCTGTTGACGGCTCTATATCGGAAGCAGGGAAATTACTAGG GTTAAGCACAGGGGCTCTGTCACGTTTGATACTATCAGATGATTCTCTTAGGATGGCAGTGAATGATTTGAGGAATTCGAAG GGTTTAAAGCCTCTAAGGTAG